In Acidovorax sp. GBBC 1281, a single window of DNA contains:
- a CDS encoding alginate lyase family protein, with product MAAQRRIAEDAMKSEPRPVAVLTTGGRLRGDPLKAQTEAGLQDMDKIQALAITYRLDHDPRHAAKAGDYLLHWAQVNRPTGQPIDETGLEPAIFGYRLVRADLGASTRESVDGWMRRIAEAEMGSREMKKKTATNNWHSHRLKIVGLIGFALGDARLIAYARDGLRAQINDNLLASGESVDFQERDALSYHVYDLRPLVTLALAFAEQGEDFYHWKAANGASIAHSVAWLMPYLKGEKTHAEFVGSDVRFDKARSDNGERGHVVGSLYEPRDALPLLFLAAAYDPECAALAERLSGGRPNWRLAFSRLPAARNQGG from the coding sequence ATGGCGGCCCAGCGCCGCATTGCCGAAGACGCGATGAAGAGCGAGCCCCGGCCCGTGGCCGTGCTGACCACCGGCGGCCGGTTGCGGGGCGATCCGCTCAAGGCCCAGACCGAAGCGGGCCTGCAGGACATGGACAAGATCCAGGCGCTGGCCATCACCTACCGGCTCGACCACGACCCGCGCCATGCGGCGAAGGCGGGCGACTACCTGCTGCACTGGGCACAGGTCAACCGCCCGACCGGCCAACCCATCGATGAAACCGGCCTGGAGCCCGCCATCTTCGGTTATCGGCTGGTGCGGGCCGACCTGGGCGCTTCCACACGCGAATCGGTCGATGGCTGGATGCGCCGCATCGCCGAAGCCGAGATGGGGTCGCGGGAGATGAAGAAGAAAACCGCCACCAACAACTGGCACAGCCATCGCCTGAAGATCGTCGGCCTCATCGGCTTCGCACTCGGCGACGCACGGCTGATCGCCTACGCCCGGGACGGCCTGCGTGCGCAGATCAACGACAACCTGCTTGCCAGCGGCGAAAGCGTCGATTTCCAGGAGCGCGATGCGCTGTCCTACCACGTGTACGACCTGCGCCCGCTGGTTACGCTGGCGCTGGCCTTCGCGGAGCAGGGCGAGGATTTCTACCACTGGAAGGCGGCGAACGGCGCCTCCATCGCCCACAGCGTGGCGTGGCTGATGCCGTATCTGAAGGGCGAGAAGACGCATGCCGAATTCGTGGGCAGCGACGTGCGCTTCGACAAGGCGCGATCAGACAACGGCGAGCGGGGCCACGTGGTCGGTAGCCTGTACGAGCCGCGCGATGCACTGCCGCTGCTGTTCCTGGCCGCCGCCTACGACCCCGAGTGCGCTGCCCTGGCGGAGCGGCTCAGCGGAGGTCGCCCGAACTGGCGCCTGGCGTTCAGCCGGCTGCCTGCCGCACGCAACCAGGGAGGGTGA